Part of the bacterium genome is shown below.
GGGAGGCGGATCGTCGACGCGGGGGCGCGCCTCGTACAGGTCGGCATCCGGAGCATGTCCGAGGAGGAGGACCGCTTCCTGAAGAAGGCGGAGGAGGTGAAGACCTTCTACGCCTCCGAGGTCCGGGACAACGTGGCGGACGTCACGAAGGGGATCGTCAGCTCCCTCCTGGAGAACGTCTATATCTCGATCGACCTCGACGTGTTCGACCCGGGGATCATGCCCGCGGTCGTCACGCCCGAGCCCGGCGGGCTCTCCTGGTTCGAGGGGATCGACATCCTGCGGGACGTGATGCGCTCGAACCGGAACATCGTCGGGTTCGACGTGATGGAGCTCGCGCCGATCGCCGGGATGGCGGCGCCGGACTACCTGGCCGCGCGCCTCTGCTATCGCCTGATGGGCTGGCTCGTCGCGCGCAAGTCGGAGAAGTAAGATCCCGGAGGAGAATCCGCGCATGTCCGTTCCCACGAAGATCTTTTTTACCAAGGGGGTCGGCCGCCACCGCGAGCAGCTCACCTCGTTCGAGCTCGCGCTGCGGGACGCCGGGATCCAGAAGTACAACCTTGTCCAGGTATCGAGCATCTTCCCGCCGAAGTGCAAGGTCGTGAGGAAGGAGGAAGGGCTCGAGCTCCTCGCCCCCGGCGAGATCGTCTTCGTGGTCATGAGCCGGTGCTGCAGCGACGAGCCGCGGCGCCTGGTCGCCGCCTCCGTCGGGTGCGCGCTCCCTTCGGACCGGTCGGTCTACGGGTATCTGAGCGAGCACCACGCCTTCGGCCAGAACGAGAAGGTGGCGGGCGATTACGCGGAGGACCTGGCGGCGGCGATGCTCGCGTCGACGCTCGGCGTCGAGTTCGACGAGGAGAAGAGCTGGGACGAGAAACGGGAGGTGTGGAAGATCAGCGGGAAG
Proteins encoded:
- a CDS encoding arginine decarboxylase, pyruvoyl-dependent; this encodes MSVPTKIFFTKGVGRHREQLTSFELALRDAGIQKYNLVQVSSIFPPKCKVVRKEEGLELLAPGEIVFVVMSRCCSDEPRRLVAASVGCALPSDRSVYGYLSEHHAFGQNEKVAGDYAEDLAAAMLASTLGVEFDEEKSWDEKREVWKISGKIYRSFNITQSAIVKDEYTTVVAAAVLVL